The Episyrphus balteatus chromosome 4, idEpiBalt1.1, whole genome shotgun sequence genome includes a window with the following:
- the LOC129917815 gene encoding trophoblast glycoprotein, with product MYRITTSTLVLAIIFISTTVFAGTCGPKFPTECICGNENYESMIRYVVNCTNAGLQNTSVLEFMPPEVEILIFTGNNIPQLPWNVFGTINDYTSLTIVDMSNNHIREIRGKTYHHVQNVKRLILNHNNLSISRDDDEVNHHHPRVFSNFMNLEALHLTDAFDDNTSPHLSEDLHDIFVNSNLAKLQKLHLEQNEISHFKDRKVFCDLPSLRDLHLGDNNLKEVNFDIKCLKNLRFLDLERNKFEYVKAKDLILMDELEERPDRTANLIVDFNLNPFVCDCKISVLHDWIQQTAVTVRNEENLMCFRNHTKPEPIMKMQYGKCASSKLRASMTGHTMTLIFLLIVLSMILIALVAALIYVSRDRIKYMITPVFDTVSKKVHYTSIKDEDCPEVHV from the coding sequence ATGTACCGAATCACAACGAGCACTCTAGTGCTGGCCATCATATTCATCAGCACAACAGTATTTGCCGGGACATGTGGTCCCAAATTTCCCACCGAATGCATATGTGGGAATGAGAACTACGAAAGTATGATACGCTACGTCGTAAACTGCACAAATGCCGGCCTTCAAAATACCAGCGTATTGGAATTTATGCCCCCTGAAGTGGAAATTCTTATTTTCACCGGCAATAACATACCACAGCTGCCATGGAATGTTTTTGGTACAATCAATGATTATACGTCTTTGACAATTGTTGACATGAGTAACAATCATATTCGCGAAATTCGAGGGAAAACTTATCATCATGTTCAAAATGTCAAACGTCTCATATTGAATCACAACAATTTGAGTATATCACGAGATGACGATGAAGTTAACCATCATCATCCGAGAGTATTTTCGAATTTTATGAATTTAGAGGCATTACATTTGACAGATGCCTTCGATGACAATACGTCACCCCATCTAAGTGAAGATTTGCATGATATATTTGTCAATAGTAATTTGGCGAAACTTCAAAAACTCCATTTGGAACAAAATGAAATATCACACTTTAAAGATCGTAAGGTTTTCTGTGATTTGCCGAGTTTACGTGATCTTCATCTTGGAGACAACAATTTGAAAGAAGTCAACTTTGACATCAAATGCCTTAAAAATCTTCGATTTCTCGATTTAGAACGCAACAAATTCGAATATGTCAAAGCTAAAGATTTGATTTTAATGGACGAACTAGAAGAAAGACCCGATCGTACAGCCAATCTGATTGTTGACTTCAATTTGAATCCGTTTGTTTGTGATTGTAAAATCAGTGTTTTACACGATTGGATACAACAGACAGCTGTGACAGTTCGAAATGAAGAAAATCTCATGTGCTTCCGCAATCACACAAAACCGGAACCAATTATGAAAATGCAATATGGCAAGTGTGCAAGTTCGAAATTGAGAGCTTCAATGACAGGCCATACAATGACACTTATCTTTTTGCTAATTGTATTGAGTATGATTTTAATTGCACTTGTTGCGGCATTGATATATGTTAGTAGAGATAGAATAAAATATATGATTACACCAGTGTTTGATACAGTTTCGAAAAAAGTGCATTATACATCGATCAAAGATGAAGATTGTCCGGAGGTTCATGTCTGA